The Bacteriovorax sp. Seq25_V genome contains the following window.
GGTGTTCCAAGTAAAAACTACGTCTGGATTATGGCCAGAGATAAAACAATCCCAGCCGAAACCTTAACTGGAATTAGAAGTCGATTGAAAGAAATAGGCTATGATATTTCTAAGCTTGAGCAAGTTCCACAGAACTAAAAATTCCAGACAATATCAAGTTTTGCTCCGTCATAAACTGGGGAAGGAATAATAACGTAAGATTTTTTATTTTCGTAATTATAAAAAGTTCCCCAGCCATAAGCTGCGCCAATTGTTGCACCAACGAGAGTATCGTGAAGGTAGTGAAAGTCATCATTGATCCTACTCATAGCAATGAAGAAAGCTAATGCATAAGCCCCACTCCCGTAGCCCCAACCATGTCTTGCGGCAACAACAGAAGCAAAAGCAAAGCTTGCAGCAGAGTGACCTGATGGAAATGAACTATCGTCATCAGGATATCCCGGCCGTTTCTCTTTTATGAACGTCTTCCCAATCATTACCCACCCGAGTGAAA
Protein-coding sequences here:
- a CDS encoding phosphatase PAP2 family protein is translated as MRRFLILLCYILLSFNSLADNSSWGLWDDFTSPLTTDAKYITLGGLAASALVVASKDLDTYRKSESFDEARPFGKYGIIGEAIGWGFLNAGYATYFYLDGKFRGNETSYELSSHMAKASLFSLGWVMIGKTFIKEKRPGYPDDDSSFPSGHSAASFAFASVVAARHGWGYGSGAYALAFFIAMSRINDDFHYLHDTLVGATIGAAYGWGTFYNYENKKSYVIIPSPVYDGAKLDIVWNF